In Spinacia oleracea cultivar Varoflay chromosome 5, BTI_SOV_V1, whole genome shotgun sequence, a single window of DNA contains:
- the LOC110795447 gene encoding DNA topoisomerase 2, translating into MGDIVPSMVDGLKESERILLLCALKKHGFKEVEVEQLAKDSYMFTPRAKYPLHKRMASIFRMAQASAGNINLFVPISDSGSLYGGVLPVSDLSFGIDLIKLNPITRMMFQQDDYLVAMKILKCCEGCGSLPTFLLPIIPLILVNGTDCTVSGYRSYVPKYRPKDIIANLRCLLKKEDMKPMIPWFKGFKGTVEVFQDDNAKFMVSGVIDNIDHVSKTVEVTELPIGILAQDYIKLLEDGSIPNKGFVDSSDYHNQSLCLRVSLRDEDCKMDAKHLLERLKLNSVISLNDMYLVNASQTIWKYNSPLEVLHQFYDFRLQFFVNRKEFLIKRLTKFVPLESNA; encoded by the exons ATGGGGGATATTGTTCCATCAATGGTGGATGGTCTTAAAGAATCAGAGAGGATACTTCTCTTGTGTGCATTAAAGAAGCATGGTTTTAAAGAAGTTGAAGTCGAACAATTGGCAAAGGATTCTTATATGTTTACACCAAGAGCAAAGTACCCTCTTCACAAACGGATGGCTTCAATTTTTCGAATGGCTCAAGCTTCTGCTGGAAATATTAATCTGTTTGTACCAATTAGTGACTCTGGTTCTCTATATGGGGGTGTGCTACCAGTGTCAGATCTCTCATTTGGAATTGACTTGATTAAACTTAATCCTATCACACGAATGATGTTTCAGCAGGATGATTATTTGGTGGCTATGAAGATTTTGAAGTGTTGTGAAGGATGTGGGAGTTTGCCTACGTTTCTTCTTCCTATTATACCTCTGATTTTAGTAAATGGCACTGATTGCACTGTTTCAGGGTATAGATCTTATGTTCCCAAGTATAGACCAAAAGACATTATTGCTAACTTAAGATGCTTGCTAAAAAAGGAAGACATGAAGCCTATGATTCCTTGGTTCAAAGGATTCAAGGGAACTGTTGAAGTATTTCAAGATGACAATGCAAAATTCATGGTTTCAGGAGTTATTGATAATATCGACCATGTATCAAAGACAGTTGAAGTCACTGAGCTTCCTATAGGAATACTGGCTCAAGATTATATCAAACTCTTAGAGGATGGTTCTATACCCAACAAG GGTTTTGTGGATTCAAGTGATTATCACAACCAATCTCTTTGTTTGAGGGTTTCTTTACGGGACGAGGACTGCAAAATGGATGCAAAACACTTGCTAGAAAGGTTAAAGCTAAATAGTGTCATCAGCTTAAATGACATGTACCTGGTTAATGCTTCCCAGACCATTTGGAAATACAACTCTCCTTTAGAAG TGTTACATCAATTCTATGATTTCAGGCTTCAGTTCTTTGTGAACAGAAAG GAATTTCTAATAAAGAGATTGACGAAATTTGTTCCACTGGAAAGCAATGCTTGA